The Planctellipticum variicoloris DNA window GCCTGCGTCGCCAGCGGCAACTGCGAAACTTCGTCGAGAAACACCGTGCCTTCGCCCACCAGCCGGAGGAGTCCGTCCTGCGCGGCGGGGCTGCCCGCGACCATTCCTGCCTGGGCGCCGAAGAGCTGGCTTTCGAGCATTTCCGTCGGTCGGGTTGCACAGTTCGCGGCAAAAAAACGCTCGCCGCTCCGCGGGCCCCATTTGTGGATCATGCGGGCGAACAGCTCTTTGCCGGTCCCCGATTCGCCGACCAGCAGGACGTTGGCCCGGGTGACTGCGACTTTCCGGATCGCGTCCTGGACCTCCTGGATGGCCTTGCTCGACCCGATGATTTCGTCGCCATTGTCCCGACGGCCCAGCTCCCGTCGGAGCGCCTGGTTTTCCAGATACAGCTCGCGGTACTGAAACAGCCGGTTGAGCTTGTTCGCGAGGTCGTCGAAGATCACCGGCTTGACGAGGTAGTCGAAGGCGCCGGATTTGAAGGCCTCGACGGCGTTCTCCACGGTCGCGTAGGCGGTGATGATCATCACCGACGTCCCTGGATTGAGCTGCTGCAGCCGGCGGAGCAACTGCACACCATCCCCGTCGGGGAGCTGCACGTCGCAGATCGCCACGTGAAAGTCCCGCTGTCTGGCGACCTGCAGAGCCGCAGCCACGGTGCCGGCGACGGCAACGTCGTACCCTTCTTCCGAGAGGAATTCCCGCAATGACGTGCGGATGATTTCCTCGTCTTCAACGATCAGCACGCTGCGTAAGGCTCTCACGAAATGCTCGCTTCCCGGGGAGAGGATTCGGTGATGTCGATGGATTGCACGTCCGGGGCCGCATTCGGCGGCTCTCGATCCGGAAGTCCGGCCAGCTCGCCATTGTGCAGCGTCACGCGGAAGGTCGTGCCGCCCGGCTTGCCTGCGACCAGCTCCATCGTCCCGCCCAGCTTCTGCTCGACGAGATTCCGGCAGACGAACAGCCCAAGGCCGGTGCCGGTGTCCTTGGTGGTGAAGTAGGGCTGAAAGATGCGGTCCAGGTCCTCGGCCGCGATGCCGCGGCCGTCGTCGGAGACGTCGACTTGCAGGGTCCCGCTCTTCAGGCGGGTCACGATTGTGATGGTGCCCCCCTCTTCGGTGGCGTCCATCGCGTTGAGAATCAGATTCAGGAAGACCTGGACGAGCTGGTCCCGCACGGTGTTGAGAGGGGGGAGGTCGGTCACGAAGCGGGTCACGATCCGCTTCCCCTTTTTCCGTTTGTAATACTTGGCGATGCTCAGCGCGTTGCCGATCACGTCGTGAATGTCGCAGCGGGAATCGGTCAGGTTGGTCGGCCGGCTGAAGTCGACCAGTTCGCGGAGGGTTCGCTGAATGCGGCGGAGCTGGTCGTCGACGAGCTGCAGCTTCTCCCGCGTGTGCTGGTCGATATCGCGGCGGTTGAGCAACTGGACGAGCGAACTGATCGCCGCCAGCGGATTGCCGACTTCGTGGGCGATGCCCGCCGCCAGCAGTCCGAAGGCCGCCTGCTTTTCCTGCTGAACCAGCAGCGCCTGGGACTCCTGCAGTTCCTGCGTCCGCTCGCGGATGCGGAGCTCCAGCAGGCCCTGGTCTTCCTGGAGCTGCGTGTTCAGCGCCGTCAGTCCGTCGCTGGCCCGCTTGAGCAGGCCGGCGAGCGAGGTGCTGCCCCAGGTGACCCAGCCCATGAAGACCGGCATCAGGA harbors:
- a CDS encoding sigma-54-dependent transcriptional regulator, giving the protein MRALRSVLIVEDEEIIRTSLREFLSEEGYDVAVAGTVAAALQVARQRDFHVAICDVQLPDGDGVQLLRRLQQLNPGTSVMIITAYATVENAVEAFKSGAFDYLVKPVIFDDLANKLNRLFQYRELYLENQALRRELGRRDNGDEIIGSSKAIQEVQDAIRKVAVTRANVLLVGESGTGKELFARMIHKWGPRSGERFFAANCATRPTEMLESQLFGAQAGMVAGSPAAQDGLLRLVGEGTVFLDEVSQLPLATQAKLLRAIEYQEALPLGGSEPYKVSARIIAATTRDLQREVADARFDEALFYRLDGVKIRIPPLRERLDDVPELVEFLISKHSRAMGQRVTGATSETIRLLMSAQWKGNIRQLDNALERAVMMCDSPQIRPQDLPADLIGMGQPLPDTDDLRSALRHYERLHIKRVLRQCPDKREAAKRLKLGLSSLYRKIEELGIDLE
- a CDS encoding sensor histidine kinase; protein product: MQELHESGPFNWELAAQAITVRIRWFGLCVGYALVNLPASVPHQAILNAILTLGAVYAVFDTYYNAHGKGFLSEWPLFISAMEAVFIGLLCHFENGLQSPFRFYYFLSLLVCAFRYDRGVAYPTFALHTISYLSLGIWRDVPLEDRFSTMVLMPVFMGWVTWGSTSLAGLLKRASDGLTALNTQLQEDQGLLELRIRERTQELQESQALLVQQEKQAAFGLLAAGIAHEVGNPLAAISSLVQLLNRRDIDQHTREKLQLVDDQLRRIQRTLRELVDFSRPTNLTDSRCDIHDVIGNALSIAKYYKRKKGKRIVTRFVTDLPPLNTVRDQLVQVFLNLILNAMDATEEGGTITIVTRLKSGTLQVDVSDDGRGIAAEDLDRIFQPYFTTKDTGTGLGLFVCRNLVEQKLGGTMELVAGKPGGTTFRVTLHNGELAGLPDREPPNAAPDVQSIDITESSPREASIS